The Scyliorhinus canicula chromosome 17, sScyCan1.1, whole genome shotgun sequence DNA window aggaactgTAAAATCCAAAATCTGTAATCACTTGTGACCtttctggtgtctccgcaggctggatgactgaatgtatcccttcccacacacacagcaggtgaatggcttctccccagtgtgaacatgttggtgtgtcagcaggttagaTGACTtagtgaatcccatcccacattctgagcagatgaatggcctctcgcccttgtgaacccgctggtgtatcAGCAGGGTGAATgattcactgaatcccttcctacacatggtgcagatgaatggcctctctccagtgtgaacccgctggtgtgacaGCAGATGGGATAACTGACTGAATCGCTTATCACACTCGGAGCAggggaatggtctctccccggtgtgaatgcgctggtgtgtCTGTAGGCTGCATaaccgactgaatcccttcccacacgcagtgcaggtgaacggcttctccccattATGAACTCGCTTGTGTGTCAGCAGGTTCCATGAGGTAGTGAATCCTTTTCCACActccgagcaggtgaatggcctctccctggtgtgaacctgctggtgtctcaagaggtgggataactgagagaatctcttctcacactcagagcaggtgaacggcctctcgccggtgtgaactcgctggtgtgtctgcatgtgggataaatgagcgaatcccttcccacagtcagagcaggtgaatggcctctctccagtgtgaactcgctggtgtgtctgtagGTTGCATAAatgagcaaatcccttcccacagtcaaagcaggtgaatggcctctccccagtgtgaatacgtcgatgagtttccagctcagaCGGGAATCGAcattccttcccacagtccccacatttccatgattTATCCATGATGCTGGTGTCTTTATGTCTCTCTAAGTTCAGCGATCAGCTGAAGGCCTGTCCACACATACAAGACGGGCAATGTCTTTCCCTGATCTAAAGTATGTCAAGTTTTTTTTCAAGCTGTGTAACACTTTAAAACTCTATCCAAAATTAGTGCACTGGAACAGTCTCAATCGGGTTTGTAtgtcttggtgcttttccagtcacattaAGGTGTCAACTCTTTGGAGGTAAAccaaacagacaaacatttctccttctcgatTCAAAGATCGACGATCATTGGGTCCTGATGAATTGAGTGACTGAGTCAGATCTTGACATGAGGTTTGGATTGACATGACGATCAGTAAATCCATTCTCACCTTCTCATCTCCTGTAAAAGGAATTTGCAAATGTCAATACAAGGTAGAACAAACAATCCTAGTTGCTATGCCACATTCCTTCCTCTCTATTTTTCATTCTTTTATGGTACCTGGGCTGGGCCACGATATTTTCCCATTCCTATTCGCCCATCAGAAGctggttgtgagctgccttcctgaagctCAGGAGTTGGACTCGACCATTTTGTCCATCAAACATTTTGCAaatcctctcccactccctcagcTGACAGCCCAGCATGCGGGCACACAGTATTAAAACTAATGACTggcctaataatccagagacccaagttaACGCTCTGAATTGCACCATTACAGACAGTGAAATTAGAACTGCATAAAAATATGGGattaagtctaatgataaccatgaaataaTTGTTGAATATTGTAAAAATCCGGTTCAATGTCCTTTCGaggggaaatctgctgtccttacccagtttggcctacatgtgactccagattcactgtaatgtggttgactttaaatgccctctgaaatggcagagcaagccactcaggtcaagggtaattagggatgggcaataaatgctggcccagctcacatcccattaattaattttcaaaatgtactttattagggcagcacggtggcctagtggttagcacaaccggctcacggcgctgaggtcccaggttcgatcccggctctgggtcactgtccgtgtggagtttgcacgttctccccgtgtctgcgtgggtttcgcccccgcaacccaaaaatgtgcagagtaggtggattggccacgctaaattgccccttaattggaaaaaataattggctaatctcaatttattttttaaaaatgtactgtaCTGGAGAATCAGAATAATTTAGTTTGTATCTACAACACTGCACATCCCCAAATCCATCAAACATTTGGGAAAGTCCCCTCCCCGACTCCACTCCCTCGGCTGGCAGCCCAGCGCACAGGTGCATAAAGAGTACATATTACAATAGTAAAGAAAATAAATGTACTTTACTGGAGAATCTTCTGGGACATACCAAATAAAACTACACTTATTCAAGACATGTCCTACTTTATtatacagcaccaggttaaagtccaacaggttatttgggactcactagctttcagagcactgctccttcctcaggtgagtaatGAAGgacttcaaataaacctgttggagtttaacctggtgttgtatggcTTCTAATTGTGTACACGCCAGTCCAGCGCCAACATCTTCACATCATGGCTACTTTATTATAgtttgcaccctccctggattcacttcctttgctgcaagtgaccaattgaaggtgagaatgagaaaagaaatggaaagggggagaaaagaaagtgttttactcacagatgttggagagagGAGGATGTTTCAGTCTGTGAGGCTAGAGGAGCAGCAGCTTTGCTGGACAGACAGTGGAGGAACCTCCATGCAGCCATTGGTACAAATCCcggactctgattggctggaggactatAGCGCTTCAAGTCCTTTACGGATTTCTATTGGTTGCTCCGCTTCATGGCAACTATCAGGGGTGGCCCCAGCTCACATGGGGGCGGGGTGGACTTTATCTCACATTGCTCTGAGTTGGTGTCCAATCCGCAGTATCTTGCTTCTGTAACCACAGATATCGCTCCCAATGGAACTGTACtgatgataataatcgcttattggtacaattaggcttcagtgaagttactgtgaaaagcccctagtcgccacattccggcgcctgtacagggaggacggtacgggaattgaactggtgctgctggccttgttctgcattacaagccagctgtttagcctactgtgctaaaccagccccgtgtgAGGGGACGCCCCTGAGTCATTGTGACGTCAATATAGTGACCTACCAgaatcagccaataggaatcaTACCTCTACGGTGACCCCCTCCGGCTTCCAGTGCGCGGGCCCCGAACGTGGACACGgaagccccgcccccaccatttgCTTCCCCTCCTCCAGGTTTCCAGGCAACTGGCTGACGCTCCGGCCAGAACGAGAAGCCGCTCCGTGATCTCAATGTCCTGGCCTGGAACTGACAATGGCCAAGAGAGAGGtgaaactgcgcatgtgcgggggagcGCCCACCCCATGACCTTCCTGCTGAGGTATTGACCAATGGCAAGTGTCGGAGGAGCGGAATGACtcgggtcctccagccaatcagcgcAGTCTTTGTGTCaatgaagattgagcttcacacagactgaaacctcctcctgtctccaacatctctcagtaaaacactttcttttctcccccattccatttcttttctcattctcaccttcaatgggtgacttgcagcaactgaagggaaaggaagtgaatccagggagggtgcagactctgaaatgaaatgaaaattgcttattgtcacgagtaggcttcagtgaagttactgtgaaaagcccctagtcgccacattccggcgcctgtttggggaggctggtatgggaattgaaccgtgctgctggcctgccttggtctctgGAAAGGTTGTTCcaggtctctcgctctctcttaaagacattaatTTCcaatgctccctcagcttgaaGCATTTATTTATCTGGCTAAAATTGTGGTTTAATTCAAAATGTTCACAGTTAAatggctggtttccccaggagatggctgacatttaagagGACAGTAAATTAATATAGGATGTCAAGTGTTATATGGTACACATTTGGTATATTGTTTATCGCTCtgtaataaagtacatttattattatttccagtGCAATATGTACTGTGGCTGTGTTATATAGTTCCAGTCATTATGGCACAGAAACAACTGCGTTCAACAACTGGAGTCCATGCCGACTCTCTGTAGGACAATCTAGTCAGTTCCATTCCACCTAGAGATCCCCAATgcactgcaagtttatttccttaaAATACCAATTTCATATTAAAGTCGTAAATCCACTCCACTGCCACCACCCTTGTATAAAGTGAATTCCAGGTCACAACCACTCAATATCTAAATAAAGTCTTCCTTAGATTCTCCTGTTAACTCTAATCAGTAAATATACTTATATGTAGATGTTGAAGTGAGTTCCCAGGGCAGAGGCACCTGCATTATATGTCATATTTATATTAAATGTATATTTTTGCTATTAAACTAAAAATGTATAAatcctagctgccacattcctgCAGAGGATCAGGTCACGTAGACACACAGAGGATAGTTTGTTCAACAGAACTCCGCTTATCGGCTGCCCCCAGGCAGTTGTCTCTGAACAATGGAACCAGCTAATGAAGTCAGGATAAGGAAGTCTCAAGCTTGTGACAGATTGTAAAGGCCCAAGGACAGTTAATAAAGGTTGTAGAAAACATCATTAAGAAGCCTCTGCCTTTCCATGAGCTGATCACACAGCCCCATCATGTTGAGTAACTAATTTCATTGGATTGATACGTGGTCCAGAATCTGTACGATTGGCTCATGGCCAGGCGAGGTGGGCAGAGTGAATGTTCTGATACTGTGTCCCCAGTGGCTTACTCCCCGCCGGCGTAATCATTAAATGTTTGGAGCAGACCCGAATGCTGAGTGATTCTTTTGGATTCATTCCCGCTAACAGTAGATATTTTAGCTTTAGAAAGAAAGGGATAAGCagtgatctgtcaatcagcctgaatcagcaccttcaggagaattgggaggacgaatattagatacagcagagtgagaatggagggagagtgtgtgggatggagatttacagcttttggggaatgagagaggaaagaatgttccattgAATCTAAAACtgactgttcagaatttctatcctggactgacttttctaaactccttttacaggatattagaagaggagaaattgcagacagaaatctcaaacggcACGTCTTGATCTGACTGAGTCAGTTGATTTcttgggacctgaatatcatcggcatTTGAATcttgaaggagaaatgtttgcctgATCTGtctgcttcaaaagattttaaacatcattgtgactggaaaagcaccaaaacacacacacccgAATGAGAGTGAATCACTGcagtgactgtggaaagagctttgacCAGTTACACTGCCTAAAAAAACATTGCACCGTTCACAGCGGGGAGAAATCATACACGTCTTCAACTCATCATCGATCTTCGATGGTAACAAGTGCGCCAtgaagaaaccgtggaaatgtgatgactgtgggaaaggattccagTCCCCATCTGCACTTGAAacccatcgacgcagtcacactggggagaggccgttcacctgctctgagtgttggaagggattcagtgattcatccaacctgctgttgcaccagcgagttcacactaggGAAAGGCTATTCaactgctctgaatgtgggaaggcatTCACTCGTTCATCCTCTCTGCtgcgacaccagcgagttcacactggggagaggccgttcacctgctctgtgtgggaaaggttttactcagttatccagcctgcaaacACACCAGCGGGTCCACACTGGGGTGAGGCCATACATCTGCTCTGAGTGTAGCCAGGAATTCAGTCAGTTATCCCACCTTGTGACACATCAGCGATTTCACACTggtgaaaggccattcacctgctctgagtgtggcaaGGGATTCAGTCGGTTGTCCCAACTGCTGATACACCAACAGGTTCACACCGGGtagaagccattcatctgctccgaatgtggaaagggattcactgattCATCCGCCCTGCAGAAGcaccggcgagttcacactggggagaaggccgttcacctgctgtgactgtgggaaaggattcgctCAGTCTTCCCAACTGATGActcaccagcaggttcacacaggggagagaccgttctcctgctctgagtgtgggaagggatttactcaggtGTCCAACCTGCTGAGGCACCAGTGTGTTCACAAGTGATTAAACGGGTTGGAATCtgttgttattgctgctgttaatcacatccatgATTGAATTgtaacatagaatcatacaatctctacagtgcaggaggccattcagcccatcgagtctgagctgacccttggaaagagtaccctacctcggcccaaaccttatgcctgtaacccaataacctctcctaacctcttttggacacttagggacaatttagcacagccaatccacctaacctgcagatctttggtctttgggaggaacccggagcactcgAGGGAAACCAACGaacatatggggagaaagtgcaaactccacacagacacccgaactggaattgaacccgggtccctggcgctgagaggcaggagtgtgaactactgtgccaccgagccgtcCCTGGGCCAGAGCCGTCCCTGTGCCACCGAGCCATCCCTGTGCCATCCTGCCATCCCTGTGCCACCGAGCCATCCCTGTGCCACTGAGCCGTCCCTGTGCCATCGTCCCATCCCTGTGCCACTGAGCcgtccctgtgccaccgtgccatccctgtgccaccgagccctccctgtgccaccgagccctccctgtgccaccgagccgtccctgtgccaccgagccgtCCCTGTGCCATCGTCccatccctgtgccattgtgccatcTCTGTGCCACCGAGCCCtccctgtgccaccgagccgtccctgtgccaccgagccgtCCCTGTGCCATCGTCccatccctgtgccattgtgccatccctgtgccaccgagccctccctgtgccaccgagccgtCCCTGTGCCATCGTCccatccctgtgccattgtgccatcTCTGTGCCACCGAGCCGTCCCTGTGCCACTGAGCcgtccctgtgccaccgtgccgtccctgtGCCACTGAGCCGtccctgtgccaccgagctgtccctgtgccaccgtgccatccctgtgccaccgagccgtccctgtgccaccgagccgtccttgtgccaccgagccgtccctgtgccaccgagccgtccctgtgccatcgtgccatccCTGTGCCATCATTCCGCCCCAATCATAAAGGGTTAACAGCTGGGATGCGCTAATGTATGAGACGGATGATGATGTACCAGTGGCATCAGCCAGTCGTGTGTTAGACTCCGAGAGGTTGGAATCCTGCCTCTGAGCAGCATGCCTGCTCTGTAACCTGTTCAGATGTTGTACTAACAAACAATTTTTAAGTATATATCAGAATGTGACCATAGTTTGTGTAAGAACGAGGCCCTTACCTATAGCCCAATATAGAAGGACACATCAAAGTACATGGTGGCAGCGATGAAGATGTTGATGTAAAAAACATTTTGGTCATATCAAAGGAGGAGACTAACTGGAGGGAGAGGTAATAAATTCCCGACCTGGTGACCTGTCCTTGTCCTGAAGTGGAGATGCTGgtggtggactggggtgagcacagtaagaagtcttacaacaccaggttaaagtgcaacaggtttgtttcaacactagcttttggagcacagctccttcactcacactcacctgaggaaggagcagtgctccgaaagctagtgattcaaaacaaaactattggactttaatctggtgttgtaagacttcttgactTGGAGGACGAGGTTCACTGGAGGGAGAGGTAAtgatgaccctccctgctgagcaATCCCTGTCCTTGTTCTGGAGGAGGGGGTTCACTGGAGGGTGAGGTAAtgatgaccctccctgctgagcaGTCCCTGTCCTTGTCTTGGAGGAGGAGGTTCACTCGAGGGAGAGGTAAtgatgaccctccctgctgagcaGTCCCTGTCCTTGTCTTGGAggaggaggttcactggagggAGAGGTAAtgatgaccctccctgctgagcaGTCCCTGTCCTTGTCTTGGAGGAGGGGGTTCACTGGAGGGAGAGGTAAtgatgaccctccctgctgagcaATCCCTGTCCTTGTTCTGGAGGAGGGGGTTCACTGGAGGGAGAGGTAAtgatgaccctccctgctgagggACAGTCCCTGTCCTTCACCCACTCGCAgagaggccagcagtgcgggttgtgGAAACACCATTTTCTCTGGTACCGAGCTGCATCAGGTCTTCACAAAATGAAGCAAAAGCTTCAAGTCAGCACCTTTCTTGTCTGTCACTGGACCGAGTGCATCAACGTTCTCAGAGGTAGGTGTGCAGGCGTCACTGCAGACTTTGTGTACATTCTCTAAAATGTTGACACATATTTTAGACAACTATAGAACCCCTGGACAATATATGTTGTGGGAGCGAGATGCAGTATAACGGGTTAACAGATGTCACAATTACTTTACGATataataattgtcacaagtaggcttcaatgaagttactgtgaaaagcccctagtcaccacattccggcacctgttcggggaggctggtactggaattgaacccgcgctgctggcattgttctgcattcaagccagctatttagtccactgtgctaaacaagccccatgACGTGGATGCTGATTTATTAACATGTGTTAGACTCTCAAGGGAGGGTTGAATTCACACCGAGGAGTAACATGCCTACTCTGTAACTTGTTTAGATGTCGAACTAATAAACAAGTGTTAAACAGACACCGGAGTAAGTCTATAGCCTAAGAATCAAATCCCATGTCTAGTGTCCAATCTAAAAGGACACATCTCAGAATAGGGATGTTTGGTTTGTGTTTCCTGTCTGCAAAAACCTCTCTACTCATCGCCTGGGAAAGGAGATTACAAAGGACATCGCTGTAAATAAAGGGCAGAAATCCAGAACTGACAATTCCAGTCATCAGAGAACATCCTTTCCCCTCTCAAACTATAAATCACTGTTCCCCCGCACACTCCCTATTGATTGTAACCCTAATGTATCCTCCCATCACCCTGCCATGGGCACCTCACTAacagagacaggaaggtgctggaggatggACTGTGAAATGGGGCTCTACCAATCAGGGCCTGAGGAGGTGGGCGTGGAGGGTGTTATTGGGGCTGATGGTGCCatgcccacagggttcagtgcccgTGTCCAAAGCAGGGAGTCACAGGAACAGGGTACAGAGGAACCAAAGAGAAACCATTTGGATCctgaacattgtgaacatcctttACTCTGTCTTTGATCCTCAAATTATTTTCTATATCTCACCTTGTCTGTTTTGATGAATAAACATTTATTAGAAAAATATCTGATTTTCTGGACTTTTCATGATTAGATTGATGTACTTtagggaaagtgggtgagaggggttgacaggctctttaacagGAAGTGCGTCCCTccaaggtaattggcaaaggagccagagggggagaggagaaatTGTTTTTGACAGCGATGTTAGAAATGGGgttcaggggcggcacggtggtgcagtgattagcactgctgcctacggcactgaggacctggggtctatcccggccctaggtcactgtccgtgtgaagctgcacattctcccagtgtctgcgtgggtctcacccccacaacccaaagatgtgaagataggtggattggccatgctaaattgccccttaattggaaagtctAAATTTTAGGGAGGCAATTGGCCCATTTTCCCCTTTTCCCAAACTCTGAAATGATTCAGTGATAACCCTTATttgtgtcagtggttagatgttaTTCGGTATAAAAAGGAGCTGACACATGTTAATGTCTGAGCAGTAATATCAAAGTGCAGCAGCATTCCCATTACACTCTGGGTAGAAGCACCATCTCCAGGTAAATGCTCCCTGCTGTGCCCCAGATGCCATGGTCCCAGTCAGTGGAATGTGTAAAACCTCAACAAATCTCTGTGCTCGGGGAATCCCTTCTTATACTTTATTACATCACAAAGTCTATGGAGACTGATTTAACCCAATCATTGCCAAGCTAACATTACAAAACCTGTCATTGAACCATCTGTACCCGCCCAAGCCACGTCAAACTCTCAAACAATTGTCTTCCCCACGCTCCGTCCCCGGTACAGGGAGTCAGCATTCCCATGCCAAGCAGTGAAAACATGGTGGCCTTGACACCCAGGTGTTGTCTAGGATTCCAGGCACTCTTGTTTTCTCTGTCCTCTGGGAGCTGTTTATCTCCCTGTTCCCACACAGCAAGTCGTCTGTTCTCAGCTCTGCTCGATTTCTGCTGGAGTTTGGTCCCTTTTACACCTTTCGGATCAATAAAACATTTGGTCAGTGATGACCCAAACCACAATTTCCCATCCTGTCAACCATCCTTACCCAGAGCGTAATCACAACAGGAATAAAAACAGGAGAAGTGTAACAATCAAATTCAAAATAAATCCACAGCCAGTCAtagaatttaatttaatgttcacTAATTAGCAAGAAAACCCGAAGTAGGGAGTCCCCCAGGAATCTTACAGTCCGCACTTCGAGGGGGAGGAGAACTCTCTCTCTCCGACCCCTCACTCAATTTCACTCCATTATTTTCCCGTTCTGTTCTGGCTCCGCCTGGGACAACATCGATTTAATCTTTTCTTCTCCTGAAGGAGCACCACGAGTTCCAGGTTCCTGGTACATTAGGACAGATGCTTCAAGGAACAGATCAaacatggatgtaaaagattctccAGCTCTCACTTTGTGGACAGCTCTTACTCAGTATTATTTCTCCCAAGCCCTTCATAGCCCACTATCGCTTTAATTTCACTCCCACTTTGCCCATGTCCAGTGTGTTTAATTCTATCCCGATtgttttaaagtcagtttctctttggagtgtgtgtcaatgtcttGATGATATCACAATGGTGTCTCAATCCCCTGGCCACATTAACCATTTCATCTCCTGCTGTGTCTCCagtagctgtgtgtgtttgggacccGGTCTTCGGTCCATTTCACCATAAATTTAGGCTTGTTATTTTTTACATGTAACAAATCACAACTGCACACCCACACCGGGATCCCAAAATCATGTCACATATACTTAACTCTCAGATGCGCTGATGAAAATATCAAAGTGAGTGTCTGTCTTTCTTATCTGGCCTGTTATGGTGCTGATATTTCATGTCGTGGCCGGGCTTTCAAATGTGGAATTCTTTAAAACAAAGTTCATGGGCCAGGATGTAAATatatctgggtggcacagtggttagcactgctacttcacggcaccgaagacccgggttcgatcccggcaccaagtcactgtctgtgaggagtttgcacatacccccgtgtctgcgtgggtctgacctccacaacccaaagatgtgcagggtaggaacatagaacatagaatatagaacgatacagcgcagtacaggcccttcggccctcgatgttgcaccgacatggaaaaaaaaaactaaaggccatctaacctacactatgcccttatcatccatatgcttatccaataaatttttaaatgccctcaatgttggcgagttcactactgttgcaggtagggcattccacggcctcaccactctttgcgtaaaaaacccacctctgacctctgtcctatatctattacccctcaatttaaggctatgtcccctcgtgctagccacctccatccgcgggagaaggctctcgctgtccaccctatctaaccctctgatcattttgtatgcctctattaagtcacctcttaaccttcttctctctaacgaaaacaacctcaagtccatcagcctttcctcataagattttccctccataccaggcaacatcctggtaaatctcctctgcacccgttccaaagcttccacgtccttcctataatgaggcgaccagaactgtacgcaatactccaaatgcggccgtaccagagtttggtacagctgcatcatgatctcatggctccggaactcaatccctctaccaataaaggccaacacaccataggccttcttcacaaccctatcaacctgggtggcaactttcagggatctatgtacatggacaccgagatccctctgctcatccacactaccaagaattttaccattagccaaatattccgcattcctgttattctttccaaagtgaatcacctcacacttctccacattaaactccatttgccacctctcagcccagctctgcagcttatctatgtccctctgtaacctgcaacatccttccgcactgtctacaactccaccgactttagtgtcgtctgcaaatttactcacccatccttctgcgccctcctctaggtcatttataaaaatgacaaacagcaacggccccagaacagatccttgtggtacgccactcgtaactgaactccattctgaacatttcccatcaactaccactctctgtcttctttcaactagccaatttctgatccacatctctaaatcacccacaatccccagcctccgtattttctgcaatagccgaccgtggggaaccttatcaaacgctttactgaaatccatatacaccacatcaactgctctaccctcgtctacctgttcagtcaccttctcaaagaactcgataaggtttgtgaggcatgacctacccttcacaaaaccatgctgactatccctaatcatattattcctatctagatgattataaatcgtatcttttataatcctctccaagactttacccaccacagacgttaggctcaccggcctatagttaccggggttatctctactccccttcttgaacaaagggaccacaaaGGGACAACAAAGgaagattggctaaattgcccctttattggaataaaataattgggtccctctaaattttttttaaaagcatgtaAATATTTCCAAGAGAAAGTGATCAACTTATTCATCCTATCTACACATTCCAGACTTTCACTAAAGCATCGAAGGATACCAGACTGATATATTCCATTCAACCACGCCCAAGGTAAACATTCCAATCATTCATTATCCAGGACAATATTCCCAGTATCTTTCAAACAAAAATTAAACATTCCCGTCCGATCCCAGGTATTAACATATTCTGTTTGTTTGTTCAGGTCAGGCTGGGATTGTtcaccttggagcaaaggaggtcgagggtagATTTGAGAGAGGTGGAAAAGATTATGACAAGTTTATTTGATGTATTattgtcacatagaacatagagatatagagaaatacagcacagaacaggcccttcggcccacgatgttgtaacAAACTTTTGtcataggttaatcatagatcatagaattttggacacgaagggcaatttatcatggccagtccacccaacctgcacatctttggactgtgggaggaaaccggagcacccggaggaaacccacacacaaacggggaggatgtgcagactccacacagacagtgacccaagccggaatcgaacctgggaccctggagatgtgaagcaattctgctatccacaatgctaccgtgctgcccttaagaacaaattaatcagggcagcacggtggcctagtggttagcacagctgcctcacggcgctgaggtcccaggttcgatcccggctctgggtcactgtccgtgtggagtttgcacattctccccgtgtctgcgtgcgtttcacccccacaacccaa harbors:
- the LOC119952198 gene encoding gastrula zinc finger protein XlCGF8.2DB-like, with product MDKSWKCGDCGKECRFPSELETHRRIHTGERPFTCFDCGKGFAHLCNLQTHQRVHTGERPFTCSDCGKGFAHLSHMQTHQRVHTGERPFTCSECEKRFSQLSHLLRHQQVHTRERPFTCSECGKGFTTSWNLLTHKRVHNGEKPFTCTACGKGFSRLCSLQTHQRIHTGERPFPCSECDKRFSQLSHLLSHQRVHTGERPFICTMCRKGFSESFTLLIHQRVHKGERPFICSECGMGFTKSSNLLTHQHVHTGEKPFTCCVCGKGYIQSSSLRRHQKGHK